Proteins co-encoded in one Bacillus infantis NRRL B-14911 genomic window:
- a CDS encoding ABC transporter permease subunit, which translates to MLLLKKLFIFLLVLASFLLILLLPREPVIYQPSAFHIEMDYPFSAEAYKNKIQSFFQFIQKENGFGESRTGRKVSEETILYMKRSLGIILPAFFISMAAGILAGIAKFSMRLRMRGKIQEALSWLFSSVPDFFLYMSLQYILIKLIQWGFPQITLYGHEHWYSFLLPMISLTLFPFIHMVNFTAAAMDKESGEDYIRTAYSKGLGKKKIYLHILFNCAGTLLNQAQFIMLYILSSLPIVEKLSGYEGAGNNLLKSILNYNDVSSFALMLPFLVLMFLTILASQSAKYLFMPKRAGGSELI; encoded by the coding sequence ATGCTGTTACTTAAAAAACTGTTCATTTTTCTCCTTGTGCTGGCGAGCTTTCTATTGATTCTGCTGCTGCCAAGAGAACCGGTCATCTATCAGCCTTCCGCATTTCACATTGAAATGGATTATCCTTTCAGTGCAGAAGCCTACAAAAATAAGATTCAATCCTTCTTTCAATTTATCCAGAAGGAAAACGGATTTGGCGAGAGCCGGACTGGAAGGAAGGTGTCCGAAGAAACCATCCTTTATATGAAAAGAAGCCTCGGAATCATTCTTCCTGCTTTCTTTATCAGCATGGCAGCTGGAATACTGGCAGGAATTGCAAAGTTTTCGATGCGCCTCCGTATGCGGGGTAAAATTCAGGAAGCCTTGTCCTGGCTGTTTTCATCGGTTCCGGATTTTTTTCTGTATATGAGCCTGCAGTATATATTGATCAAGCTGATTCAATGGGGATTTCCGCAGATTACACTATACGGCCATGAGCATTGGTACAGTTTTCTTCTCCCAATGATCTCACTGACACTTTTCCCTTTCATTCATATGGTCAATTTTACCGCTGCTGCGATGGACAAGGAAAGCGGGGAAGATTATATCCGGACAGCCTACTCAAAAGGGCTGGGAAAGAAAAAGATTTATCTGCATATCCTTTTTAACTGTGCCGGGACACTTCTCAATCAGGCGCAGTTCATTATGCTGTATATCTTATCGAGCCTGCCGATCGTGGAGAAGTTATCCGGCTACGAGGGAGCAGGAAACAATCTGCTTAAAAGCATCCTGAATTATAATGATGTTTCTTCTTTTGCGCTGATGCTTCCATTCCTGGTGCTGATGTTTTTAACCATACTGGCCTCTCAATCAGCTAAATATCTCTTTATGCCAAAAAGGGCAGGGGGAAGTGAACTGATATGA
- a CDS encoding peptide ABC transporter permease yields MNRKFQWKKYSVFIISLVCLGILAFIAFIGPFLPFIDRELSTITYIMDENRKPVIPPYGPNEDFPLGTDKSGRDLLSIIVLGAKETLLLVIIITALRYALAIPFAFLAHKKVLAADSVLKWLNGFLSYIPTIIIVILVVNLPPLLFAKDRPFWLILVVALSEAARAADMIKLEFDEVSSKEFITGGIAAGTTPFAMFKRYYMPFLYGKILVYMISDLGKVMFLLGQLGFVGIFISQQFVQTPTGLWEFVNTSISWPMLLKDAFIDIRGPIWIPFFAALFMTFSIFTFNLLSQGIKNIFARKIRYL; encoded by the coding sequence ATGAACAGAAAATTTCAGTGGAAAAAATATAGTGTATTTATTATAAGCCTGGTTTGTCTCGGGATCCTGGCATTTATTGCTTTCATCGGCCCTTTCCTCCCTTTTATAGACCGGGAGCTGTCCACAATCACTTATATTATGGATGAGAACCGCAAGCCTGTCATCCCGCCATACGGGCCAAATGAAGACTTCCCGCTCGGAACGGACAAATCGGGCAGGGATCTGCTGAGCATCATTGTGCTTGGCGCCAAGGAAACGCTTCTCCTTGTGATTATCATTACAGCCCTCAGATATGCATTGGCGATTCCCTTTGCTTTCCTGGCGCATAAAAAGGTGCTGGCGGCCGATTCTGTCCTCAAATGGCTGAATGGCTTCCTATCTTATATCCCGACCATCATCATTGTCATACTGGTCGTTAATCTGCCGCCTTTATTGTTTGCAAAAGACCGGCCTTTCTGGCTGATCCTTGTGGTTGCCCTTTCTGAAGCAGCCAGGGCTGCCGACATGATCAAATTGGAATTCGATGAAGTATCATCAAAAGAGTTCATTACAGGGGGAATAGCAGCGGGAACCACTCCCTTTGCCATGTTCAAACGATATTATATGCCTTTTCTGTATGGGAAAATCCTGGTCTATATGATCTCAGATCTGGGAAAAGTAATGTTCCTCCTGGGACAGCTAGGCTTTGTCGGCATCTTCATTTCCCAGCAGTTTGTCCAGACGCCAACAGGGCTATGGGAATTTGTCAACACATCCATCTCCTGGCCGATGCTTCTAAAAGATGCGTTTATCGACATCCGGGGCCCGATCTGGATTCCATTCTTTGCAGCCTTGTTCATGACTTTTTCTATATTCACCTTCAATCTCCTTTCCCAGGGGATCAAAAATATTTTTGCGCGGAAAATCAGGTATCTATAA
- a CDS encoding Hsp20/alpha crystallin family protein, with protein sequence MSSQLPDGPKKKEKNEPFSDIMKSMNTFFQEKPVKGFLQSIDDFFKTPFPQSSFSVRVSETDKEHHITAELPGIKREQIHIDVLDNYITISVSHAETVLQEDDKHRTFSRKQTMQQSSRTIPLPQPINEKKVRASYQDGLLIIRIPKQSGKKIIIDENN encoded by the coding sequence ATGTCTTCACAGCTGCCTGATGGCCCAAAAAAGAAAGAGAAAAATGAGCCATTCAGCGATATCATGAAATCGATGAACACATTCTTTCAGGAAAAACCCGTCAAAGGGTTCTTGCAGAGCATTGATGATTTCTTTAAAACTCCGTTTCCGCAGAGTTCCTTTTCTGTCCGGGTATCTGAAACCGATAAAGAGCATCATATTACAGCAGAGCTGCCGGGGATAAAAAGGGAGCAGATCCATATTGATGTACTGGATAATTATATTACCATTTCAGTCAGCCACGCGGAAACCGTACTCCAGGAAGATGATAAGCACAGGACCTTCAGCCGGAAGCAGACGATGCAGCAATCATCCAGGACCATCCCGCTTCCGCAGCCTATCAATGAAAAAAAGGTCAGGGCTTCTTACCAGGACGGCCTGCTGATCATCCGGATACCTAAGCAGTCAGGCAAGAAAATCATCATTGATGAAAATAATTAA
- a CDS encoding ABC transporter permease subunit: MNKLLRVNYSLYIGVFLVSVLLFFAVFGPYLAPHQLSEALETQYRDGKVLAPPIQPFESGEYPLGTDRWGYDIASMILNGLKYTVFIAIAVTFIKMVLGTIIGLYVGTWKRTPGWLLAFENAWSFVPLFLIVYFFFRGINTLSFIPTWKLIMLFILITSLVSIPSIVSSVRQKTAELNKSVYIEAARALGAGRHRLIWKHIFPQLKETFLVMFILEIVYVITIMGQLGLLEIFVGGTRVTYDPLLFHSITKELAGLVGQARGNIYGNLHILMVPLAVLLITTISFSLLANGMKNRFQSNYQRTPWIKTGQEPKLKPVRKNYIAQKGRKLLSPEPMALIILLILFISAGTYVYATKDQDIGVKNFSQAEYDLSLKMNKQGEFSSTANIEVKNESEDEWDKLVFYFIPNVFKEGHSFQSVEGYASVTLNHIKVDGKEADYELKDDTLSVFLSEKMDKGDKGKVEINYEFTLPEKGNRFSKVDKNYYLAQWYPMLATFREHKWNKEKYSEGLETYHTDFSDYKVSYDIPKGYTIASTADEDPPASETRGTLKAEKVRDFFISILKDTKVYEAEAKEGVKVRLFTEDDHNKDPEQSLDLAKKALSFYQDKIGEYPHETLDVVLDEGQFMEYPGIVTINPYIEDSYFYQVSIVHEIAHQYFYGTVSNDPYYEAWVDEGITEFATSMYFYAGKGEGEIKAFSLPLNRMKSIEEESVKRQHSNVPLDEVSHNGYVYGQPAVKLLELVNNRFMVKGNDPRIVGMEFLSAYYEKFKFKEVDSKMFADFAADYFLVPKGYFTDWLTLE, from the coding sequence ATGAATAAGCTGCTCAGAGTGAATTACTCATTATATATTGGCGTATTTCTAGTCAGTGTTCTGCTTTTCTTTGCTGTTTTCGGGCCGTATTTGGCGCCCCATCAATTATCTGAAGCGCTGGAGACACAGTATCGGGATGGAAAGGTGCTCGCACCGCCGATCCAGCCGTTTGAATCTGGCGAATATCCATTGGGGACTGACAGATGGGGCTATGATATTGCATCCATGATTCTAAATGGCCTGAAATACACAGTTTTCATCGCGATTGCCGTAACTTTTATCAAGATGGTGCTGGGTACCATTATCGGTTTGTATGTGGGGACCTGGAAGCGGACACCGGGATGGCTGCTGGCGTTTGAAAATGCGTGGAGCTTTGTCCCGCTGTTTCTGATCGTTTACTTTTTCTTCAGGGGAATCAACACGCTGTCATTCATTCCGACATGGAAGCTTATCATGCTGTTCATCCTGATCACTTCCCTTGTCAGCATTCCAAGCATTGTCTCATCTGTCCGGCAGAAAACGGCAGAGCTGAACAAATCTGTATACATTGAAGCTGCCAGGGCATTGGGGGCAGGAAGGCACAGGCTGATCTGGAAACATATTTTCCCTCAGCTCAAAGAAACATTTCTTGTCATGTTCATTCTTGAGATTGTCTATGTGATCACGATCATGGGGCAGCTTGGCCTGCTGGAGATCTTTGTCGGCGGTACAAGGGTCACCTATGATCCGCTCCTGTTTCACTCCATAACGAAAGAGCTGGCAGGGCTGGTCGGCCAGGCAAGGGGAAATATTTATGGGAACCTTCATATTTTAATGGTGCCCCTTGCAGTCTTATTGATCACGACCATTTCATTCAGCCTTCTGGCCAATGGCATGAAAAACCGATTCCAGTCCAATTACCAGAGAACACCTTGGATCAAAACCGGACAGGAGCCAAAGCTGAAGCCAGTAAGGAAAAATTATATAGCCCAAAAAGGAAGGAAGCTGCTGTCGCCTGAACCGATGGCGCTTATAATCCTTTTGATCCTCTTTATCAGTGCCGGCACTTATGTGTATGCCACAAAGGATCAGGATATAGGGGTGAAAAACTTCAGCCAGGCTGAATATGACCTGAGCCTTAAGATGAACAAGCAAGGAGAATTCTCATCGACAGCCAATATTGAAGTGAAGAATGAGTCAGAGGATGAATGGGATAAGCTGGTGTTCTATTTTATACCGAATGTATTCAAGGAAGGCCATTCGTTTCAAAGCGTGGAAGGCTACGCCTCCGTCACTCTGAATCACATCAAGGTGGACGGGAAGGAAGCGGATTATGAACTGAAGGATGATACCTTAAGCGTCTTCCTTTCAGAAAAAATGGATAAAGGCGATAAAGGCAAAGTTGAGATAAACTATGAGTTCACCCTTCCTGAAAAAGGAAATCGTTTCTCAAAAGTGGATAAAAATTATTACCTTGCCCAATGGTACCCGATGCTGGCAACCTTCCGTGAGCATAAATGGAATAAGGAGAAGTATTCCGAAGGGCTGGAAACCTACCATACCGATTTTTCAGATTACAAGGTTTCCTATGATATACCAAAAGGCTACACGATTGCCTCAACAGCAGATGAAGACCCGCCAGCCTCTGAAACCAGGGGAACTTTGAAGGCTGAAAAGGTCAGGGACTTTTTCATCAGTATCCTTAAAGATACAAAGGTATATGAAGCAGAAGCAAAAGAGGGGGTTAAGGTAAGGCTCTTTACGGAGGATGATCATAACAAAGATCCTGAACAGTCGCTTGATCTTGCCAAAAAGGCTCTTTCCTTCTACCAGGATAAAATAGGGGAATATCCTCATGAAACGCTTGATGTCGTCCTGGATGAAGGTCAGTTTATGGAATATCCCGGCATCGTTACGATCAATCCGTATATTGAGGATTCGTATTTCTACCAGGTTTCCATCGTTCATGAGATCGCCCATCAGTACTTCTACGGAACCGTTTCTAATGATCCTTATTATGAAGCATGGGTGGATGAGGGGATTACCGAGTTTGCAACCAGCATGTATTTCTATGCGGGAAAAGGCGAGGGGGAAATTAAGGCTTTTTCTCTTCCTCTTAACCGGATGAAGAGCATAGAAGAAGAATCAGTTAAACGACAGCATTCAAATGTGCCGCTGGATGAAGTGTCGCATAACGGATATGTGTATGGCCAGCCGGCAGTGAAGCTGCTCGAATTAGTCAATAACCGTTTCATGGTCAAAGGCAATGACCCGCGTATTGTGGGGATGGAGTTCCTCTCAGCGTACTACGAAAAGTTTAAATTCAAAGAAGTGGATTCGAAAATGTTTGCGGATTTTGCCGCAGACTACTTTCTTGTCCCGAAAGGCTATTTTACCGACTGGCTGACGCTTGAATAA
- a CDS encoding ABC transporter permease subunit produces MLRQIQQLIIVVLLILLIASLPLMVTADPETQSLSFDPGALPQVYGEFFTQIADGDLGTYQQGTRTRSIGEDIGRFFITSLKIMEAGILAAVVLSLVFGVFISRFRAARGFNYILNILASIPDFIIIVASMILAVKFYKMTGIRIISLRPDSGALNTWFPTVLVAIAPTLYLFKLVAVKYYQLSGEDYIRTAVAKGMRLDYINLQHVFKNIEPFILAEMTKVISLGIGNLFIVEYIMNVSGITKFIFQANGFQPIAIGLFAMLLMSLIVYLSIRLLFYLFKRVLIHE; encoded by the coding sequence ATGCTTAGGCAAATACAGCAGCTTATCATCGTGGTATTGCTTATCCTGCTCATTGCCTCACTGCCGTTAATGGTAACCGCAGATCCGGAAACACAATCGCTGAGCTTTGATCCGGGTGCGCTGCCGCAGGTATACGGCGAATTTTTCACACAAATAGCAGACGGGGATTTAGGTACATATCAGCAGGGGACGAGGACACGGTCCATCGGGGAGGATATCGGGCGGTTCTTTATCACAAGCCTGAAAATCATGGAAGCGGGGATCCTGGCAGCGGTCGTGCTCAGCCTGGTTTTCGGTGTCTTTATCAGCAGGTTCCGGGCAGCCAGGGGATTCAATTATATCCTTAACATTCTGGCATCCATTCCGGATTTCATCATTATTGTTGCCAGCATGATCCTTGCCGTGAAATTTTATAAAATGACGGGGATCAGGATCATTTCCCTGAGGCCGGATTCCGGTGCGCTGAACACGTGGTTTCCGACAGTGCTTGTGGCGATAGCCCCCACATTGTATCTGTTTAAGCTGGTGGCAGTGAAATACTATCAGCTGAGCGGCGAAGATTATATCAGGACCGCGGTGGCTAAAGGGATGCGGCTGGATTATATCAATCTTCAGCATGTTTTTAAAAACATCGAGCCTTTTATCCTGGCGGAAATGACAAAGGTGATTTCGCTTGGGATAGGAAATTTATTTATCGTTGAATACATAATGAACGTTTCAGGAATCACGAAATTCATTTTCCAGGCTAATGGATTCCAGCCCATTGCGATCGGCTTGTTCGCAATGCTTTTGATGTCGCTGATCGTTTATCTTTCTATCAGATTATTATTTTACTTATTTAAGCGGGTGCTGATCCATGAATAA
- a CDS encoding YppG family protein encodes MFQKNRRFPARVQQPGGSGIYGRHRYYSAFPMQGSPQAQYQPQAFAGSQSAYFIPFQQAHNPPPYFQGYQHQMQPPIQPQVQPQAQQPVSQGLFQNPLQQEEAYQQPQSQQPHNPYPYMNPYPKQSFMAKQPSGVQSIMNSFKGQDGSLDFNKMMNTAGQMMSAVNQVSSMVKGLGGIFKV; translated from the coding sequence ATGTTTCAAAAAAACAGAAGATTTCCGGCACGAGTGCAGCAGCCAGGGGGCAGCGGCATATACGGCCGGCACAGATACTATTCCGCATTTCCAATGCAAGGAAGCCCCCAGGCCCAATATCAGCCCCAGGCTTTTGCCGGCAGTCAATCAGCATACTTCATTCCTTTCCAGCAGGCACATAATCCGCCGCCCTATTTCCAGGGCTATCAGCATCAAATGCAGCCGCCAATTCAGCCTCAAGTCCAGCCGCAGGCCCAGCAGCCTGTAAGCCAGGGGCTTTTTCAAAATCCGCTGCAGCAGGAGGAAGCATATCAGCAGCCGCAAAGCCAGCAGCCCCATAATCCTTACCCTTATATGAATCCATACCCCAAGCAGTCTTTCATGGCAAAGCAGCCTTCGGGAGTCCAGTCGATCATGAATTCCTTTAAAGGCCAGGATGGATCCCTTGATTTCAACAAAATGATGAATACAGCCGGCCAAATGATGAGCGCAGTTAATCAGGTCTCATCTATGGTCAAAGGGCTGGGAGGCATATTCAAAGTATAA
- a CDS encoding YppF family protein has product MNIHELRLKFLQLKDYSPESVNELLDFAKKAYIHNEITINEYRNLIRELEAQGAVADCSFTAAANLQN; this is encoded by the coding sequence ATGAACATTCACGAACTGAGACTGAAATTTTTGCAGCTGAAAGATTATAGCCCCGAGAGCGTCAATGAATTATTGGATTTCGCCAAGAAAGCCTATATCCACAATGAGATCACCATTAATGAATACCGCAACCTTATTCGTGAGCTTGAAGCACAGGGAGCCGTAGCTGACTGTTCCTTCACCGCAGCAGCAAATCTGCAGAATTGA
- a CDS encoding YppE family protein encodes MDEVKHLDRLTRELLECTEEAAGHYRQARERGTKPDFYAEVKPFADHSKQLLDEWSSQAARWIAENRPKNLHENQISSAAEHIELITVQCFFPETSRTRFINYYNSTKYVLNVLLGHLDEKK; translated from the coding sequence ATGGACGAGGTAAAACATTTAGACAGGCTGACTAGAGAGCTGCTGGAATGCACGGAGGAAGCGGCAGGCCATTACCGCCAGGCGCGGGAAAGGGGAACCAAGCCTGATTTCTATGCGGAAGTAAAGCCTTTTGCCGATCATAGCAAACAGCTGCTGGACGAATGGTCCTCTCAGGCTGCCCGCTGGATCGCGGAAAACAGGCCCAAGAACCTGCATGAAAATCAGATCAGTTCGGCAGCGGAGCATATAGAACTGATTACTGTCCAATGCTTCTTCCCGGAAACAAGCCGGACCCGTTTCATTAATTACTATAACTCCACCAAATATGTCCTCAATGTCCTCCTTGGCCATTTAGACGAAAAAAAATAA
- a CDS encoding exodeoxyribonuclease VII small subunit, translating into MMKHTSQKEELLHMLNEIYDQLEELDAALETSLSKFRGEMAEEHQQKMIYCESRLANAENRLQEIGKKDGRDRKMTGGNDGIKLELGY; encoded by the coding sequence ATGATGAAACACACTTCACAGAAAGAAGAATTGCTCCATATGCTGAATGAGATATATGACCAGCTGGAAGAATTGGATGCAGCACTTGAGACAAGCCTTTCAAAATTCAGGGGAGAAATGGCGGAGGAACATCAGCAAAAGATGATATATTGCGAATCAAGGCTGGCCAATGCTGAAAATCGGCTTCAGGAAATCGGGAAAAAGGACGGCAGGGACCGAAAGATGACAGGCGGTAATGACGGCATTAAGCTTGAATTGGGCTATTAG
- a CDS encoding DUF2515 domain-containing protein, translating into MRKTANFTFDSSERMLAEEIRSIADHYNKDNISRTHAYFDYYQSHPDIQWAFLASMVSRNAGWNMCDLEEASLSCLLGPEIRERLFLTYERANWLIFSDAFPQLLLYEYSTKKNSPMFHLLPFFHVSSFMEKEWNRFWQEGDRERLMIALIINEQNLIQRPVIEHPVYKRRVFHSLFFSIQDWMHFSSVLFPTCSGQLYGASVKKFRKTDERIMLGKRLAGILFSPAHFPEFLNFAGKVPHTGSRLDYEQFLNGGTKRALQTLKDTYPVISHHIHEKHDWSKERGVSPEWFAEEGETEEPVLMTEWFLHKQRQLERAAGLKKFIWFKR; encoded by the coding sequence TTGAGAAAAACAGCCAATTTCACATTTGACAGCTCCGAACGGATGCTCGCAGAGGAAATCCGTTCGATTGCGGATCATTATAACAAAGATAATATCAGCAGGACCCATGCATATTTCGACTATTATCAATCCCACCCGGACATCCAATGGGCTTTCCTGGCGAGTATGGTTTCCAGAAATGCAGGCTGGAATATGTGCGATCTGGAAGAGGCGTCATTGTCCTGCCTCCTTGGACCGGAAATCAGGGAGCGGCTTTTCCTTACATATGAGCGTGCCAATTGGCTCATTTTCTCAGATGCCTTTCCACAGCTGCTTCTCTATGAATATTCGACGAAAAAAAACTCGCCAATGTTTCATCTTCTGCCATTCTTTCATGTGTCTTCATTTATGGAAAAAGAATGGAACCGGTTTTGGCAGGAGGGGGACCGGGAAAGATTAATGATTGCCCTGATAATAAATGAACAAAACCTGATCCAGCGCCCTGTGATTGAACATCCGGTGTATAAAAGGAGGGTGTTCCATTCACTGTTTTTTTCCATCCAGGACTGGATGCATTTCAGCTCGGTCCTGTTTCCAACCTGCAGCGGCCAGCTTTATGGAGCAAGTGTAAAGAAGTTCAGGAAAACGGACGAAAGAATCATGCTCGGAAAAAGGCTTGCAGGGATTCTGTTCTCACCCGCTCATTTTCCGGAGTTCCTGAATTTTGCAGGAAAAGTGCCTCACACGGGATCAAGGTTGGATTACGAACAATTCCTCAATGGCGGGACAAAGCGGGCTTTGCAAACCTTAAAAGATACTTACCCTGTTATCAGCCATCACATACATGAAAAGCATGATTGGTCAAAGGAGAGAGGAGTCAGCCCTGAGTGGTTTGCAGAAGAAGGGGAGACAGAAGAGCCTGTCCTGATGACAGAATGGTTCCTGCATAAGCAGAGGCAGCTGGAACGGGCAGCGGGATTAAAGAAGTTTATTTGGTTTAAAAGGTAA
- the recU gene encoding Holliday junction resolvase RecU codes for MQLNFHYPNGRKYLPQKAAAAPVKKEKKWTYSNRGMTLEDDINETNAFYLERGLAVIHKKPTPVQIVNVDYPKRSAAVIKEAYFKQASTTDYNGLYKGRYIDFEAKETKNSTSFPLKNFHAHQISHMRRIVAQGGICFVLLRFSESEEIFLLEARSLFPFWERMENGGRKSIAKTEIEENGHRIQLGFQPRIDYIKVIDYLYNLT; via the coding sequence ATGCAATTGAATTTCCACTACCCAAACGGACGAAAGTATTTGCCGCAAAAGGCGGCTGCTGCGCCTGTGAAAAAGGAGAAAAAATGGACATATTCCAACAGGGGGATGACACTAGAGGATGATATAAATGAAACAAATGCTTTTTACCTGGAAAGGGGGCTGGCTGTAATCCATAAAAAGCCCACGCCAGTCCAGATTGTGAATGTTGACTATCCTAAAAGAAGTGCTGCGGTTATTAAGGAGGCTTATTTCAAGCAAGCCTCAACCACAGATTATAATGGCCTTTATAAAGGAAGATATATTGATTTTGAAGCAAAGGAAACGAAGAATAGCACTTCTTTTCCTCTTAAGAACTTCCATGCCCACCAGATATCCCATATGCGCAGGATAGTTGCCCAGGGGGGGATCTGCTTTGTGCTGCTCCGTTTCTCAGAGAGCGAAGAAATCTTCCTTTTAGAAGCCCGCTCCCTTTTCCCTTTTTGGGAGAGGATGGAGAATGGCGGACGCAAATCCATTGCGAAAACGGAAATAGAAGAAAATGGCCATAGGATCCAGCTTGGCTTCCAGCCCAGGATTGACTATATTAAAGTAATAGATTATCTTTATAATCTTACATGA